A genome region from Kaistia algarum includes the following:
- a CDS encoding ABC transporter permease — MEAAPVVVQARFAHGNEGYFALVWRRFRRSVIGMIGLVMVVGLILMALFADFVAPVNPKENGIGFAPPETVSFRAADGAFTFVPRIYPVVETGEFDPVTFQPMTGPDFANPHLLGLFVKGFDYRILGLIPANRHLFGSVDGRSVHLLGTDKFGRDILSRAIVGSRISLMIALVVVFITTSVGTSIGITSGYLGGRVDGWVQRFVDLVLAFPQLPLYLALTSLIPITAPSNIFLAFVIAVMAALGWAQLSREVRGKTLALARVEYVRAAMAVGAGDGRIIFRHILPNVLSHVIVSVTLAIPAIVLLESFLGFLGFAVKPPLISWGLMLQDTGSFSVIGSYPWILSPVGFVLLTVFAFNALGDGLRDAIDPY; from the coding sequence ATGGAAGCCGCGCCCGTCGTAGTCCAGGCTCGCTTCGCCCATGGCAATGAAGGCTATTTCGCGCTGGTCTGGCGGCGGTTCCGTCGCTCGGTGATCGGCATGATCGGCCTCGTCATGGTCGTCGGGCTGATCCTGATGGCGCTGTTCGCCGACTTCGTCGCTCCGGTCAATCCGAAGGAGAACGGCATCGGCTTCGCCCCGCCGGAGACGGTCAGCTTCCGCGCCGCCGATGGCGCCTTCACCTTCGTGCCGCGCATCTATCCCGTGGTTGAAACCGGCGAGTTCGATCCGGTAACATTCCAGCCGATGACGGGACCGGATTTCGCCAATCCGCATCTTCTCGGCCTGTTCGTGAAGGGTTTCGACTATCGCATCCTCGGCCTGATCCCGGCGAACCGGCATCTTTTCGGCTCGGTCGACGGCCGTTCGGTGCACTTGCTCGGCACCGACAAATTTGGCCGCGACATCCTTTCGCGCGCCATCGTCGGATCGCGCATCTCGTTGATGATCGCGCTCGTCGTGGTGTTCATCACCACGAGCGTCGGCACCTCGATCGGCATCACCTCCGGCTATCTCGGCGGGCGCGTCGATGGCTGGGTGCAGCGCTTCGTCGATCTCGTGCTCGCCTTCCCACAATTGCCGCTGTACCTGGCGCTGACCTCGCTGATTCCGATCACGGCGCCGTCCAACATCTTCCTTGCCTTCGTCATCGCCGTGATGGCGGCGCTCGGCTGGGCGCAGCTGTCGCGCGAGGTGCGCGGCAAGACGCTGGCGCTGGCGCGCGTCGAATATGTGCGGGCGGCGATGGCTGTCGGCGCCGGCGACGGGCGCATCATCTTCCGCCATATCCTGCCGAATGTACTCTCCCATGTCATCGTGTCGGTCACGCTCGCCATTCCGGCGATCGTGCTGCTCGAATCTTTCCTCGGTTTCCTCGGCTTCGCGGTGAAGCCGCCGCTGATCTCCTGGGGCCTGATGCTTCAGGATACCGGCTCCTTCTCCGTCATCGGCTCCTATCCCTGGATCCTTTCCCCTGTCGGCTTCGTGCTGCTCACCGTCTTCGCGTTCAACGCGCTCGGCGATGGTCTGCGCGACGCGATCGACCCCTATTGA